A genome region from Pseudomonas anguilliseptica includes the following:
- the groL gene encoding chaperonin GroEL (60 kDa chaperone family; promotes refolding of misfolded polypeptides especially under stressful conditions; forms two stacked rings of heptamers to form a barrel-shaped 14mer; ends can be capped by GroES; misfolded proteins enter the barrel where they are refolded when GroES binds), with protein sequence MAAKEVKFGDSARKKMLTGVNVLADAVKATLGPKGRNVIIEKSYGAPTITKDGVSVAKEIELKDRFENMGAQLVKDVASRANDDAGDGTTTATVLAQAIVNEGLKAVAAGMNPMDLKRGIDKATIAIVAELKNLSKPCADTKAIAQVGSISANSDTSIGEIIAEAMEKVGKEGVITVEEGSGLENELSVVEGMQFDRGYLSPYFINKPDTMVAELDGPLILLVDKKISNIRELLPVLEAVAKSGRPLLIVAEDVEGEALATLVVNNMRGIVKVAAVKAPGFGDRRKAMLQDIAVLTGGTVISEEIGLSLESATLEHLGNAKRVILSKENTTIIDGAGQQTDIESRVAQIRKQVEDTSSDYDKEKLQERLAKLAGGVAVIKVGAGTEVEMKEKKARVDDALHATRAAVEEGVVPGGGVALVRALQAISELKGDNADQDVGIALLRRAVEAPLRQIVSNAGGEPSVVVDKVKQGSGNYGFNAATDTYGDMIEMGILDPAKVTRSALQAAASIGSLMITTEAMIAEVAEDKPAAGGMPDMGGMGGMGGMM encoded by the coding sequence ATGGCTGCTAAAGAAGTTAAATTCGGCGATTCCGCCCGCAAGAAAATGCTCACCGGTGTCAACGTTCTGGCTGACGCTGTAAAAGCGACCCTCGGCCCGAAAGGCCGTAACGTGATCATCGAGAAGAGCTACGGCGCTCCGACCATCACCAAAGACGGCGTTTCCGTTGCCAAAGAAATCGAGCTGAAAGATCGCTTCGAGAACATGGGCGCTCAGCTGGTTAAAGACGTTGCTTCGCGCGCTAACGATGACGCAGGCGACGGCACCACCACTGCTACCGTTCTCGCTCAAGCCATCGTCAACGAAGGCCTGAAAGCCGTCGCTGCCGGCATGAACCCAATGGACCTCAAGCGCGGCATCGACAAGGCGACCATCGCCATCGTGGCCGAGCTGAAGAACCTGTCCAAGCCGTGCGCTGACACCAAGGCCATCGCTCAGGTTGGCTCGATCTCCGCCAACTCCGACACCTCCATCGGCGAAATCATTGCCGAAGCCATGGAAAAAGTCGGTAAAGAAGGCGTGATCACCGTTGAAGAAGGCTCGGGCCTGGAAAACGAACTGTCGGTTGTTGAAGGCATGCAGTTCGACCGTGGTTACCTGTCCCCGTACTTCATCAACAAGCCAGACACCATGGTCGCCGAGCTCGACGGCCCGCTGATTCTGCTGGTCGACAAGAAGATCTCTAACATCCGTGAGCTGCTGCCAGTTCTGGAAGCGGTGGCCAAGTCCGGTCGTCCGCTGCTGATCGTGGCCGAAGACGTTGAAGGCGAAGCCCTGGCGACTCTGGTTGTGAACAACATGCGTGGCATCGTTAAAGTCGCTGCCGTTAAGGCACCGGGCTTCGGCGATCGTCGCAAGGCCATGCTGCAGGACATCGCTGTTCTGACTGGCGGTACCGTGATCTCCGAAGAGATCGGTCTGAGCCTGGAAAGCGCCACCCTGGAGCACCTGGGTAACGCCAAGCGCGTAATCCTGAGCAAAGAAAACACCACCATCATCGACGGTGCAGGTCAGCAGACTGATATCGAATCGCGCGTTGCGCAGATCCGTAAGCAGGTTGAAGACACCTCGTCCGACTACGACAAAGAGAAGCTGCAAGAGCGTCTGGCCAAACTGGCTGGCGGTGTTGCGGTGATCAAAGTTGGTGCCGGCACCGAAGTTGAAATGAAAGAGAAGAAAGCCCGCGTTGACGACGCCCTGCACGCGACCCGCGCCGCCGTTGAAGAAGGCGTGGTACCTGGCGGTGGCGTGGCACTGGTTCGCGCTCTGCAGGCCATCAGCGAACTGAAAGGCGACAACGCCGATCAGGACGTCGGTATCGCTCTGCTGCGTCGCGCTGTTGAAGCGCCGCTGCGTCAGATCGTTTCCAACGCTGGCGGCGAGCCAAGTGTTGTGGTCGACAAGGTCAAGCAGGGTTCGGGCAACTACGGCTTCAACGCCGCTACCGACACCTACGGCGACATGATCGAGATGGGTATTCTTGATCCGGCCAAGGTCACCCGCTCGGCGCTGCAAGCTGCAGCTTCGATCGGCAGCCTGATGATCACCACCGAAGCGATGATCGCCGAAGTGGCTGAAGACAAGCCGGCCGCTGGCGGTATGCCAGACATGGGCGGCATGGGTGGCATGGGCGGCATGATGTAA
- a CDS encoding SDR family oxidoreductase: MQLKDKVIIITGGCQGLGRAMAEYLAEKGAKLALVDLNQEKLDEAVAACKALGVEARAYLCNVANEEQVTQTVAQVAEDFGAINGLVNNAGILRDGLTIKVKDGEITKLSLAQWQSVIDVNLTGVFLCTREVAAKMIELKNEGAIINISSISRAGNIGQANYSAAKAGVAADTVVWAKELARYGIRVAGVAPGFIETEMVASMKPEALERMTSVIPLRRMGKPAEIAHSVAYILENDYYTGRVLELDGGLRL, from the coding sequence ATGCAACTTAAAGACAAAGTCATCATCATCACTGGCGGCTGCCAGGGCCTGGGCCGCGCCATGGCCGAATACCTGGCGGAAAAAGGCGCCAAGCTGGCACTGGTCGACCTGAACCAGGAAAAACTCGACGAAGCCGTGGCCGCCTGCAAGGCGCTGGGCGTGGAAGCGCGCGCCTACCTGTGCAACGTCGCCAATGAAGAACAAGTGACCCAGACCGTGGCACAAGTTGCCGAAGATTTCGGTGCAATCAACGGCCTAGTCAACAACGCCGGCATCCTGCGTGACGGCCTGACCATCAAGGTCAAGGACGGCGAAATCACCAAGCTGAGCCTGGCCCAGTGGCAGTCGGTGATCGACGTCAACCTCACCGGTGTGTTCCTCTGTACCCGTGAAGTGGCCGCGAAGATGATCGAGCTGAAAAACGAAGGCGCGATCATCAATATCTCTTCCATCTCCCGTGCCGGCAATATTGGTCAGGCCAACTACTCGGCGGCCAAGGCTGGGGTAGCGGCTGATACCGTGGTCTGGGCCAAGGAACTGGCGCGCTACGGCATCCGTGTCGCCGGAGTTGCACCCGGCTTTATCGAAACCGAAATGGTTGCCAGCATGAAGCCAGAAGCGCTGGAGCGCATGACCTCGGTCATCCCACTGCGCCGCATGGGCAAACCCGCCGAGATCGCTCACTCGGTGGCTTACATCCTGGAAAACGACTATTACACCGGTCGTGTTCTGGAGCTGGACGGCGGCCTGCGTCTCTGA
- a CDS encoding HugZ family protein — MSVKAGKHARELLLKEYRGVLSTHSKAMPGFPFGSVVPYCLDVDGYPLILISRIAQHTHNLKQDGKCSLLVGERGAEDVQAVGRLTLLAQARQLDDEEQIAAAAQRYYRYFPDSRGYHQAHDFDFWRLEPVRWRYIGGFGAIHWLEQVALANPFAGDAEISMLEHMNSDHAAAIAHYVELAGLPSHAPAELAGLDSEGFHLRIGQSLYWLAFPTSCNSPLEVRQALVALARTEIWPTDGQASA, encoded by the coding sequence GTGAGCGTGAAAGCCGGCAAGCATGCCCGAGAATTGCTGCTCAAGGAATACCGGGGCGTGCTCAGCACCCATTCCAAGGCCATGCCGGGTTTCCCTTTCGGATCAGTGGTGCCCTATTGCCTGGATGTTGACGGTTATCCGCTGATTCTGATCAGCCGCATCGCTCAGCACACCCATAACCTCAAACAAGACGGTAAATGTTCGCTGCTGGTGGGCGAGCGCGGGGCGGAGGATGTGCAGGCGGTCGGCCGTCTTACTTTGCTCGCGCAAGCACGACAATTGGATGACGAGGAACAGATTGCAGCGGCGGCGCAGCGCTATTACCGCTATTTCCCCGATTCGCGCGGCTATCACCAGGCGCATGATTTCGACTTCTGGCGGCTGGAACCGGTGCGCTGGCGCTATATCGGTGGTTTTGGCGCGATTCACTGGCTGGAACAGGTGGCGCTGGCCAATCCCTTTGCCGGCGATGCTGAAATCAGCATGCTCGAACATATGAACAGCGATCATGCCGCAGCCATCGCCCACTATGTCGAGTTGGCCGGGTTGCCCAGTCATGCGCCGGCCGAGCTCGCCGGCCTTGATAGCGAAGGTTTCCACCTGCGTATTGGCCAGAGCCTGTATTGGCTGGCCTTTCCAACATCCTGTAACAGTCCGCTGGAGGTGCGCCAGGCCTTGGTAGCACTGGCCCGCACCGAGATCTGGCCGACCGATGGTCAGGCTTCAGCTTGA
- a CDS encoding FxsA family protein, whose translation MRAFLFLFLLFPIIELALLIQVGSAIGVLPTLLLVIGTAILGSVLLRVAGVATAWRAREKLARGELPEQEMLEGLLIAVGGGLLLPGFISDIFGVFCLIPFTRRLLVNKVRLRAAEQAMRQRAFFDDQAARSGHARSGAGQPNVLEGEYERRD comes from the coding sequence ATGCGCGCCTTTCTGTTTCTGTTTTTACTGTTTCCGATCATTGAGCTGGCCCTGCTGATTCAGGTGGGCAGCGCCATTGGCGTGTTGCCGACGCTGCTGCTGGTCATCGGCACTGCCATTCTCGGCAGTGTTTTGCTGCGTGTAGCCGGCGTTGCCACCGCCTGGCGTGCACGGGAAAAGCTGGCGCGCGGTGAGTTGCCTGAGCAGGAAATGCTCGAAGGCCTGCTGATTGCCGTTGGTGGTGGTCTGCTGCTGCCGGGTTTTATCAGCGACATCTTCGGTGTGTTTTGCCTGATCCCCTTCACCCGCCGTCTGCTGGTCAACAAGGTGCGCCTGCGTGCCGCGGAGCAGGCCATGCGTCAACGTGCCTTTTTCGACGATCAGGCCGCACGCTCCGGGCACGCTCGGTCGGGTGCGGGCCAACCCAATGTGCTGGAAGGCGAATACGAACGCCGCGACTGA
- a CDS encoding AmpG family muropeptide MFS transporter, giving the protein MPRKSWRDAIAAYSSPSTLVLLLLGFAAGLPYMLVFSTLSVWLREAGVARDTIGFASLIGLAYAFKWVWSPLLDQWRLPLLGKLGRRRSWLVLSQILIAIGLAGMALCDPQTHLTWLISLAVLVAFASATQDIAVDAYRLEIVDDTRQAALAASYMAGYRVAALLATAGALYFAEGFGSTALLYQHGAWAGTYLLFALLMLPGLLTSLWMREPDVPLRTQLAAARYGFSHQITSVLVLIVLLVSVPAMFTQFYHTDFASVINGEASMLDLLLEDRAFLRALLYTILTSLCLSTMGRRGLAPVLTPVNDFIVRYRWQAFLLLGLIATYRMSDTVMGVMANVFYIDQGFTKDQIASVSKLFGLVMTLIGAGFGGLLIVRFGILPILFIGGAASAATNLLFLMLTGMGADLQMLIVTISADNFSAGLATAAFVAYLSSLTNLKFSATQYALLSSIMLLLPRLIGGYSGVMVEKFGYADFFLITALLGIPTLLLIIPQWRREQPQACDANAINTAEQPD; this is encoded by the coding sequence ATGCCCCGTAAAAGCTGGCGTGATGCCATTGCTGCTTACTCCAGCCCCTCAACACTGGTGCTGTTGCTTCTAGGGTTCGCCGCTGGCCTGCCCTATATGCTGGTGTTCTCCACCCTTTCGGTCTGGTTGCGCGAAGCCGGAGTGGCCCGCGACACCATTGGTTTTGCCAGCCTGATCGGCCTGGCCTACGCCTTTAAATGGGTCTGGTCGCCACTGCTTGACCAGTGGCGCCTGCCGCTGCTGGGCAAGCTCGGCCGCCGCCGCTCCTGGCTGGTGCTGTCACAGATTCTGATCGCCATCGGCCTCGCCGGCATGGCCCTGTGCGACCCGCAAACCCACCTGACCTGGCTGATTTCCCTGGCGGTACTGGTGGCATTTGCCTCGGCCACCCAGGACATCGCCGTCGATGCCTACCGCCTGGAAATCGTCGACGACACCCGCCAGGCGGCGCTGGCCGCCAGTTATATGGCCGGCTACCGGGTCGCCGCCCTGCTGGCTACCGCCGGCGCGCTGTATTTCGCCGAAGGCTTTGGTTCCACCGCCCTGCTCTATCAGCACGGCGCATGGGCCGGTACCTACCTGCTGTTTGCCCTGCTGATGTTGCCCGGCCTGCTCACCAGCCTGTGGATGCGCGAGCCGGATGTGCCACTGCGCACGCAACTGGCCGCTGCGCGTTATGGCTTCAGCCACCAGATCACCTCGGTACTGGTACTGATTGTGTTGCTGGTATCGGTACCGGCGATGTTTACCCAGTTCTATCACACCGACTTTGCCAGCGTGATCAACGGCGAGGCGAGCATGCTCGACCTGCTACTGGAAGACCGCGCCTTCCTGCGCGCCCTGCTCTACACCATCCTCACCAGCCTGTGCCTGTCCACCATGGGCCGCCGCGGCCTGGCACCGGTGCTGACCCCGGTCAACGACTTTATCGTGCGCTACCGCTGGCAGGCCTTTCTGCTGCTCGGGCTGATCGCCACCTACCGCATGTCGGACACCGTGATGGGCGTGATGGCCAACGTGTTCTACATCGACCAGGGTTTTACCAAGGATCAGATCGCCAGCGTCAGCAAGCTGTTCGGCCTGGTGATGACCCTTATTGGTGCAGGTTTTGGCGGCCTGCTGATTGTGCGTTTCGGTATTCTGCCGATCCTGTTTATCGGTGGCGCCGCCTCGGCGGCGACCAACCTACTGTTCCTTATGCTTACCGGCATGGGCGCAGACCTGCAGATGCTGATCGTGACCATTTCCGCCGACAACTTCAGCGCCGGTCTGGCCACAGCGGCATTTGTCGCCTACTTGTCGAGCCTGACCAACCTGAAGTTCTCCGCCACCCAGTACGCCCTACTCAGCTCGATCATGCTGCTACTGCCACGGCTGATTGGTGGTTACTCAGGAGTGATGGTGGAGAAATTCGGTTACGCCGATTTCTTCCTGATTACCGCCTTGCTGGGTATTCCGACGCTGCTACTGATCATTCCGCAATGGCGCCGCGAACAGCCTCAGGCTTGTGATGCCAACGCGATTAACACCGCAGAGCAGCCTGACTGA
- a CDS encoding co-chaperone GroES codes for MKLRPLHDRVVIRRSEGEKKTAGGIVLPGSAAEKANSGEILAVGTGRVLDNGEVRALAVKVGDKVVFGPYSGSNTVKVDGEDLLVMSESEILAVVEG; via the coding sequence ATGAAGCTTCGTCCTCTGCATGACCGCGTCGTAATCCGTCGCAGCGAAGGAGAAAAGAAAACCGCAGGCGGCATCGTGCTGCCAGGCTCCGCTGCCGAGAAAGCCAACAGCGGTGAAATCCTCGCTGTCGGTACCGGCCGCGTGCTGGACAACGGTGAAGTGCGCGCCCTGGCCGTCAAAGTCGGCGACAAAGTGGTGTTTGGCCCTTACTCCGGCAGCAACACCGTGAAAGTTGACGGTGAAGACCTGCTGGTAATGAGCGAGAGCGAAATCCTCGCTGTCGTTGAAGGTTGA
- a CDS encoding MGMT family protein, with protein MGKPDNEPKQVPKHAAPGQPTASQVERRTALYAVLAQIPAGCVVSYGQLAAYAGLGQAARWVGRTLSQLPDGSTLPWHRVIAAGGRLSLPAGSLSGAEQRSRLREEGVQIHNDRVDMPRYGWRPMEHSG; from the coding sequence ATGGGAAAGCCGGATAACGAGCCAAAACAGGTACCGAAGCATGCAGCGCCAGGCCAGCCAACAGCAAGCCAGGTTGAGCGCCGTACGGCACTCTATGCGGTGCTGGCGCAGATTCCGGCCGGCTGCGTGGTGAGTTACGGCCAACTGGCTGCATACGCAGGTCTGGGTCAAGCCGCGCGCTGGGTCGGGCGCACCCTCAGCCAGCTGCCAGACGGCAGCACCCTGCCCTGGCACCGGGTAATTGCTGCCGGTGGCCGCCTCAGTTTGCCTGCTGGAAGCCTGTCCGGCGCGGAACAGCGCAGCCGTCTACGTGAGGAAGGCGTGCAAATCCATAACGATCGGGTGGATATGCCGCGCTATGGCTGGCGCCCAATGGAGCACAGCGGTTAG
- a CDS encoding DUF481 domain-containing protein: protein MLLRTLLCSLVLALATPAWADTVWLNNGDRLSGEIVLLDGGKLALKTKYAGQVLIAWKDIDTLRSEKPLLMRRQGLDSEHSNQLEAAGKGMVRVVSDNTQTVPLSSIKRLIPPRPVLQDRFWEGNLDAKLDMKRDDNDTDEWKVKGNTRVEHGRWRHVLAGELERKVKNDAKTADNWQLEYDLDRFITDHWFWRVGAEQDEDEFAFFTRQRSLGTGPGYRFWDNELGRLDVIGQFNRLQIESGEAERAFNTYSLALDYKRLLWGTRLELYSTAELQLPAIEEIDYVLDSEIGLRYRLTDWARLSLLYELDQARGLGQTSSERRYLLGVGVGW, encoded by the coding sequence ATGCTGCTACGTACTCTGTTGTGCTCTCTGGTTCTTGCTCTGGCCACGCCTGCGTGGGCGGACACGGTGTGGTTGAACAATGGTGACCGTCTGAGCGGTGAGATAGTTCTGCTCGATGGCGGCAAACTGGCCTTGAAAACCAAGTACGCCGGCCAGGTGCTGATTGCCTGGAAGGATATCGACACCCTGCGCTCGGAGAAACCCTTGCTGATGCGCCGCCAAGGCCTCGACAGCGAGCACAGCAACCAGCTGGAAGCCGCCGGCAAGGGCATGGTACGGGTGGTCAGTGACAACACGCAGACCGTGCCGCTATCCAGCATCAAGCGTCTGATCCCGCCGCGTCCGGTACTGCAGGATCGCTTCTGGGAGGGCAATCTGGACGCCAAACTGGATATGAAGCGTGACGATAACGACACCGATGAGTGGAAGGTCAAAGGCAATACGCGTGTGGAGCACGGGCGCTGGCGCCACGTGTTGGCCGGCGAACTGGAGCGCAAGGTCAAGAATGATGCGAAGACCGCCGACAATTGGCAGCTGGAATACGACCTCGACCGCTTTATCACGGATCACTGGTTCTGGCGGGTGGGGGCCGAGCAGGATGAGGATGAGTTTGCCTTTTTTACTCGCCAGCGCTCGCTGGGCACCGGGCCGGGTTATCGCTTCTGGGATAACGAACTGGGCCGACTGGATGTGATTGGTCAGTTCAATCGCCTGCAAATAGAGTCCGGTGAAGCTGAGCGCGCATTCAATACCTACTCGCTTGCCTTGGATTACAAGCGTCTGCTGTGGGGCACCCGTTTGGAGCTTTACAGCACGGCCGAGCTGCAATTGCCGGCGATAGAAGAAATTGACTACGTGCTCGACAGTGAAATAGGCCTGCGCTATCGCCTGACAGATTGGGCGCGTCTATCGCTGCTGTATGAGCTGGATCAGGCGCGTGGGCTCGGGCAAACCAGCAGTGAACGCCGCTATCTGTTGGGGGTAGGGGTCGGCTGGTAG
- a CDS encoding DUF481 domain-containing protein: MFSRTLLCLALSVAATSALADTVWLKNGDRLTGKIKFYDGGKLLLATDYGGAIALDWSKIATLESDQELLIKENAIAGERAKSLHSAESGKVTLANGGVPKTIELASIKQILKPKPLVEDFVWKGNIDASLDYKRAERDTDDYDVSLKTQARHGLWRHNAQADYNREFQDDLITTDNWGVEYALDRFLTEHWFWQGRLEYKRDMVEELERQRTVGTGPGYQFWGNELGAFSVAGLLNRTDYEYANGENDNFYAVSMKWDYNRYLVGKSVELFSDGEVGKPLANAADYTLDAAVGLRYKLTDWASLNMKAEKDLVSGAEGELDETRYSLGFGVGW; this comes from the coding sequence ATGTTTTCCAGAACCCTGCTGTGCCTGGCCCTTTCTGTGGCTGCTACCTCCGCGTTGGCGGATACCGTCTGGCTGAAGAACGGCGACCGCCTGACCGGCAAGATCAAGTTCTATGACGGTGGCAAGCTGTTGCTGGCGACCGATTACGGCGGTGCGATTGCCCTCGACTGGAGCAAGATTGCAACCCTGGAAAGCGATCAGGAGCTGCTGATCAAGGAAAATGCCATCGCTGGTGAGCGCGCCAAGTCCCTGCACTCGGCCGAATCGGGCAAGGTGACCCTGGCCAACGGTGGTGTGCCCAAGACCATCGAGTTGGCCAGCATCAAGCAGATCCTCAAACCCAAGCCCTTGGTTGAGGACTTTGTCTGGAAGGGCAATATCGACGCCTCGCTGGATTACAAACGTGCCGAGCGTGACACCGACGACTACGACGTCAGCCTCAAGACTCAGGCGCGCCATGGCCTGTGGCGGCATAACGCGCAAGCCGACTACAACCGCGAATTTCAGGATGACCTGATCACCACGGATAACTGGGGCGTGGAGTACGCGCTTGACCGCTTTCTGACCGAGCATTGGTTCTGGCAAGGCCGCCTGGAGTACAAGCGCGACATGGTCGAAGAGCTTGAGCGCCAGCGCACCGTGGGTACCGGTCCCGGTTACCAGTTCTGGGGCAACGAGTTGGGCGCCTTCTCCGTGGCCGGCCTGCTTAACCGCACCGACTACGAATATGCCAATGGCGAGAACGACAACTTCTATGCCGTCAGCATGAAGTGGGATTACAACCGTTACCTGGTCGGCAAGAGTGTCGAGCTGTTCAGCGACGGTGAAGTGGGCAAACCGCTGGCCAACGCTGCTGACTACACCCTGGATGCCGCCGTGGGCCTGCGCTACAAGCTGACCGACTGGGCCTCGTTGAACATGAAGGCCGAGAAGGATCTGGTCAGCGGTGCAGAAGGCGAGCTGGATGAAACCCGTTACAGCCTGGGTTTTGGTGTCGGCTGGTAA